Proteins encoded in a region of the Paucibacter sediminis genome:
- a CDS encoding efflux RND transporter periplasmic adaptor subunit: protein MAETTPLKQLKIDRQAPGAKQRRLPWRWIALGAVALVAAGLALAPRSPEVQTTTVLQSTPSQQYLQLTASGYVVAQRRAAVASKATGRLIELLVREGSLLKKGELIARLDASDVQAGIGTAQAGVRLAEAAQRQSQAGVRQAEVELINAEAEYQRSRSLQTQGFVSAQAMAAAQRRLDAARAAQASAQAGVAQAQAGVGQAQALLKVQEVNRDFTEIRAPFDGIVLLKNANVGDIITPFSNAAGSQGAVVTMADMSTLEVEADVSEGSLSKAAKGQPVEITLDALPGQRFRGRVGGIVPTVDRAKATVITKVQFEGKLDPRILPEMSAKVAFLSQAPTEAEQQPVLAVNPRALLERDGKSYLFRLKREGEKELLEAVEVKKGRVLGDVLEVSGAVKSGERLVLAPTDKLKDGAQVKLAAK, encoded by the coding sequence ATGGCTGAGACGACCCCGCTGAAGCAACTGAAGATCGACCGGCAGGCGCCGGGCGCCAAGCAACGCCGCCTGCCCTGGCGCTGGATCGCGCTGGGCGCCGTGGCGCTGGTGGCCGCGGGCCTGGCGCTGGCGCCGCGCAGCCCCGAGGTGCAGACCACCACGGTGCTGCAGAGCACGCCCTCGCAGCAATACCTGCAGCTCACCGCCTCGGGCTATGTGGTGGCACAGCGCCGCGCCGCGGTGGCCTCCAAGGCCACCGGCCGCCTGATCGAGCTGCTGGTGCGCGAGGGCTCGCTGCTGAAGAAGGGCGAGCTGATCGCGCGCCTGGATGCCAGCGATGTGCAGGCCGGCATCGGCACCGCCCAGGCCGGCGTGCGCCTGGCCGAGGCCGCGCAGCGCCAGAGTCAGGCCGGCGTGCGCCAGGCCGAGGTGGAGCTGATCAATGCCGAGGCCGAATACCAGCGCAGCCGCAGCCTGCAGACCCAGGGCTTTGTGTCGGCGCAGGCGATGGCGGCGGCGCAGCGCCGCCTCGACGCCGCGCGCGCCGCGCAGGCGAGCGCCCAGGCCGGCGTGGCGCAAGCTCAGGCCGGCGTGGGCCAGGCCCAGGCGCTGCTGAAGGTGCAGGAGGTGAACCGCGATTTCACCGAGATCCGCGCCCCCTTCGACGGCATCGTGCTGCTCAAGAACGCCAATGTGGGCGACATCATCACGCCCTTCTCCAACGCCGCCGGCTCGCAAGGCGCGGTGGTGACGATGGCCGACATGAGCACGCTGGAGGTGGAGGCCGATGTCTCCGAGGGCAGCCTGTCGAAGGCGGCCAAGGGCCAGCCGGTGGAGATCACGCTCGACGCCCTGCCCGGCCAGCGCTTCCGCGGCCGCGTGGGCGGCATCGTGCCCACGGTGGACCGCGCCAAGGCCACCGTCATCACCAAGGTGCAGTTCGAGGGAAAACTGGACCCGCGCATCCTGCCCGAGATGAGCGCCAAGGTGGCGTTTCTGTCCCAGGCGCCCACCGAGGCCGAGCAGCAGCCGGTGCTGGCCGTCAACCCCAGGGCCCTGCTGGAGCGCGATGGCAAGAGTTATTTGTTCCGCCTGAAGCGCGAGGGTGAAAAGGAATTGCTGGAAGCGGTGGAGGTGAAGAAGGGCCGCGTGCTGGGCGATGTGCTGGAGGTGAGCGGCGCGGTCAAGTCCGGCGAGCGCTTGGTGCTTGCGCCCACCGACAAGCTCAAGGACGGCGCCCAGGTCAAGCTGGCCGCCAAGTGA
- a CDS encoding Re/Si-specific NAD(P)(+) transhydrogenase subunit alpha — MQIGVPRESAAGETRVALTPETAKKLKSQGHVLRVESGAGVAASITDEAYAAAGAEITDRAGALGAELVLKVKSPNAEELALMKPGSALVGMLNPFDKPGLQALATAGLTSFALEAAPRTTRAQSMDVLSSQANIAGYKAVMIAADRYQRFFPMLMTAAGTVKAARVVVLGVGVAGLQAIATAKRLGAVIEASDVRPSVKEQVESLGGKFIDVPYETAEEKEAAEGVGGYAKPMPPSWLARQQAEVAKRVAQADVVITTALIPGRAAPVLVSEEMVRSMKPGSVIVDLAAGKGPEGRGGNCPLTETDQTVVKHGVTLVGETNLAALVAADASALYARNVLDFLKLVISKEGAFQVPADDDIVVACLMTQDGQVKRT; from the coding sequence ATGCAGATAGGTGTCCCGCGCGAGAGCGCGGCCGGAGAGACCCGTGTGGCGCTCACGCCCGAGACGGCCAAGAAGCTGAAAAGCCAGGGTCATGTCTTGCGTGTGGAGAGCGGCGCCGGCGTGGCGGCCAGCATCACCGACGAGGCCTATGCGGCCGCGGGTGCCGAGATCACCGACCGCGCCGGGGCGCTGGGCGCCGAGCTGGTGCTGAAGGTGAAGAGCCCGAATGCCGAGGAGCTGGCGCTGATGAAGCCCGGCAGCGCCCTGGTGGGCATGCTGAATCCCTTCGACAAGCCCGGCCTGCAGGCGCTGGCCACGGCCGGCCTGACCAGCTTCGCGCTGGAAGCCGCGCCGCGCACCACGCGGGCGCAAAGCATGGACGTGCTGTCCAGCCAGGCCAATATCGCCGGCTACAAGGCGGTGATGATCGCGGCGGACCGCTACCAGCGCTTCTTCCCCATGCTGATGACGGCCGCGGGCACCGTGAAGGCGGCGCGCGTGGTGGTGCTGGGCGTGGGCGTGGCGGGGCTGCAGGCGATTGCCACCGCCAAGCGCCTGGGCGCGGTGATCGAGGCCTCGGACGTGCGCCCTTCGGTGAAGGAGCAGGTCGAGTCGCTGGGCGGCAAGTTCATCGACGTGCCCTACGAGACCGCCGAGGAGAAGGAGGCGGCCGAGGGCGTGGGCGGTTATGCCAAGCCGATGCCGCCGAGCTGGCTGGCGCGCCAGCAGGCCGAGGTGGCCAAGCGCGTGGCCCAGGCCGATGTGGTGATCACCACCGCCCTGATCCCGGGCCGTGCCGCCCCGGTGCTGGTGAGCGAGGAGATGGTCAGGAGCATGAAGCCGGGTTCGGTGATCGTGGACCTGGCGGCCGGCAAGGGCCCCGAGGGGCGCGGCGGCAACTGCCCGCTCACCGAGACCGACCAGACGGTGGTCAAGCATGGCGTGACCCTGGTGGGCGAGACCAATCTGGCGGCGCTGGTCGCGGCCGATGCCTCGGCCCTCTATGCCCGCAATGTGCTGGACTTCCTGAAGCTCGTGATCAGCAAGGAAGGCGCCTTCCAGGTGCCGGCCGATGACGACATCGTCGTCGCCTGCCTGATGACGCAAGACGGACAAGTGAAGAGGACCTGA
- a CDS encoding substrate-binding periplasmic protein: MRMLLLRLLTCLTVLLCSSAALAQPAPLRIGSWDRDSDPLTAVSEAVLSRAYAELGQPLEFVALPNRRALQAMLAGELDGNLHRVYEFAAAHPDLQRIAPPINTSAVRVYTYDAKRVQPHDWAQLQGLRVAYQRGVLRIEQMLPAGARRVEAGSVNELFKLLAAGIADVALCTEPAQAPPLRRLGKLKRLEQPLEEHLLYHYLGARQAELAPRLTAVLQRLQASGELEAIRQAALQAYLRQHPAE; encoded by the coding sequence ATGCGAATGCTGCTACTGCGCCTCCTCACCTGCCTGACGGTTCTGCTGTGCAGCAGCGCTGCTCTGGCCCAGCCCGCGCCATTGCGGATCGGCAGCTGGGACCGCGACTCCGATCCGCTCACCGCCGTCAGCGAGGCCGTGCTGAGCCGCGCCTATGCCGAGCTGGGCCAGCCGCTGGAGTTTGTCGCGCTGCCGAACCGGCGCGCGCTGCAAGCCATGCTGGCCGGCGAGCTCGACGGCAATCTGCATCGCGTCTACGAATTTGCCGCCGCGCATCCGGACCTGCAGCGCATCGCCCCGCCCATCAACACCTCGGCCGTGCGCGTCTACACCTACGACGCCAAGCGCGTGCAGCCGCATGACTGGGCGCAGCTGCAGGGCCTGCGGGTCGCCTACCAGCGCGGCGTGCTGCGCATTGAGCAGATGCTGCCGGCCGGCGCGCGGCGCGTCGAGGCAGGCTCGGTGAACGAACTCTTCAAGCTGCTGGCCGCCGGCATCGCCGATGTGGCGCTCTGCACCGAACCCGCGCAGGCCCCGCCGCTGCGGCGGCTGGGCAAGCTCAAGCGTCTGGAGCAGCCGCTGGAAGAGCATCTTCTCTATCACTACCTGGGCGCCCGCCAGGCCGAGCTCGCGCCGCGGCTGACGGCCGTGCTGCAGCGGCTGCAGGCCAGTGGCGAGCTGGAGGCGATACGCCAGGCGGCGCTGCAGGCCTATCTGCGCCAACACCCGGCCGAGTAG
- a CDS encoding CAP domain-containing protein → MSLRPCVLVLCLLLAAARCWADEALPACPAGLTPELVLQRLNALRAEPRPCGSVERAAAPALRWDLRLAAAAEAYAGELAQRDTISHVGSQGRSLRERLGAAGYLMSSVGENLAAGPEQLDDALQIWLASAAHCQNLMAPELVDAGLACVAAPGRYQRFWVLLLARSPRSSPDRSP, encoded by the coding sequence ATGTCGCTGCGGCCCTGCGTGCTGGTGCTGTGCCTCTTGCTGGCGGCCGCGCGGTGCTGGGCCGACGAGGCCTTGCCCGCCTGTCCGGCCGGCCTGACGCCCGAGTTGGTGCTGCAGCGCCTGAACGCCCTGCGCGCCGAGCCGCGCCCATGCGGCAGTGTGGAGCGGGCGGCCGCGCCGGCGCTGCGCTGGGACTTGCGGCTGGCGGCCGCGGCCGAGGCCTATGCCGGCGAGCTGGCGCAGCGCGACACCATCAGCCATGTGGGCAGCCAGGGGCGCAGCCTGCGCGAGCGGCTCGGCGCGGCGGGCTATCTGATGAGTTCGGTGGGCGAGAACCTGGCGGCCGGCCCCGAGCAGCTGGACGATGCGCTGCAGATCTGGCTGGCCAGCGCCGCGCATTGCCAGAACCTGATGGCGCCCGAGCTGGTCGATGCGGGCCTGGCCTGCGTGGCCGCGCCGGGGCGCTACCAGCGCTTCTGGGTGCTGTTGCTGGCGCGCAGCCCTAGATCCAGCCCAGATCGATCGCCCTGA
- a CDS encoding NUDIX hydrolase → MNNERWKPSVTVAAVIEDRGRFLLVEEQTPEGLMFNNPAGHLDPGESPLEAVVREALEETARAFEPEALLGLYMARFQRPARHEDVTYLRLAYTGRVGEPIPGRTLDRGILRTLWMTLEELRATAARHRSPLVLRCVEDHLAGRRLPLDAVHVDGSLYEPLRKA, encoded by the coding sequence ATGAACAACGAAAGATGGAAGCCCAGCGTCACTGTCGCGGCGGTGATTGAGGATAGGGGCCGTTTCCTGCTGGTGGAAGAGCAAACGCCGGAAGGTTTGATGTTCAACAACCCGGCCGGCCACCTGGACCCGGGCGAGTCGCCGCTGGAGGCGGTGGTGCGCGAGGCGCTGGAAGAGACGGCGCGCGCCTTCGAGCCCGAGGCCTTGCTGGGCCTCTACATGGCGCGCTTCCAGCGGCCCGCCCGGCATGAGGACGTGACTTATCTGCGCCTGGCCTACACCGGCCGCGTGGGCGAGCCGATCCCGGGCCGCACGCTGGACCGCGGCATCCTGCGCACCCTCTGGATGACGCTGGAGGAGCTGCGCGCCACCGCTGCGCGCCATCGCAGCCCGCTGGTGCTGCGCTGCGTGGAGGACCATCTGGCGGGCCGCCGCCTGCCGCTGGACGCCGTCCATGTGGATGGTTCGCTGTACGAGCCGCTGCGCAAGGCTTGA
- a CDS encoding response regulator translates to MSTEAIKVLLVEDQQLVREGLKGLLSLHEEIRIIGEAADGAEALELIAQEQPDVILSDMRMPRLDGTGLIRALAARALKIPVVLLTTFDDAAVFDEAVRAGAKGFLLKAISPDTLLQALRDVAAGGTALRPTLTERMERQSTHVERAFSATEQPDPLSPKELQVLRLVASGRSNTEIATLLGNSEGVIKNHCSAIFSKMGVRDRTQAVLRAIDLGWI, encoded by the coding sequence ATGTCCACAGAAGCAATCAAGGTGCTGCTGGTCGAAGACCAGCAACTGGTGCGCGAAGGCCTCAAGGGCCTGCTCTCGCTGCACGAGGAGATCCGCATCATCGGCGAGGCGGCGGACGGCGCCGAAGCGCTGGAGCTGATCGCGCAGGAGCAGCCCGATGTGATCCTGTCGGACATGCGCATGCCGCGCCTGGACGGCACTGGCCTGATCCGCGCGCTGGCGGCGCGGGCGCTGAAGATTCCGGTGGTGCTGCTCACCACCTTCGACGACGCCGCGGTGTTCGACGAAGCGGTGCGCGCCGGCGCCAAGGGCTTTCTGCTCAAGGCCATCAGCCCCGACACCCTGCTGCAGGCGCTGCGCGACGTGGCCGCCGGCGGCACCGCGCTGCGCCCCACCCTCACCGAGCGCATGGAGCGCCAGAGCACCCATGTGGAACGCGCCTTCAGCGCCACCGAGCAACCCGACCCGCTGAGCCCCAAGGAGCTGCAGGTGCTGCGCCTGGTGGCGAGCGGCCGCTCCAACACCGAGATCGCCACCCTCTTGGGCAATAGCGAGGGCGTGATCAAGAACCACTGCTCGGCGATCTTCTCCAAGATGGGCGTGCGCGACCGCACCCAGGCGGTGCTCAGGGCGATCGATCTGGGCTGGATCTAG
- a CDS encoding ABC transporter ATP-binding protein — MSEALIRISHLSKSYQRGGQEIPVLLDIELDVQRGDFVALMGPSGSGKSTLLNLIAGIDQPSSGRIEIGGIDIATLGEGQLADWRAANVGFIFQFYNLMPVLTALENVELPLLLCGLGAKQRRAHAEAALAMVRLEDRMDHYPNELSGGQQQRVAIARALVSDPAMIVADEPTGDLDRHTGEEVLSLLDELNRSLGKTIVMVTHDPKAAARAHRLIHLEKGVLVHEP, encoded by the coding sequence ATGTCCGAGGCCCTCATCCGCATCAGCCACCTGAGCAAGTCCTACCAGCGCGGCGGCCAGGAGATCCCGGTGCTGCTGGACATCGAGTTGGACGTGCAGCGCGGCGACTTCGTGGCCCTGATGGGCCCCAGCGGCTCGGGCAAGAGCACGCTGCTGAACCTGATCGCCGGCATCGACCAGCCCAGCAGCGGCCGCATTGAGATCGGAGGCATCGACATCGCCACCCTCGGCGAGGGCCAGCTGGCCGACTGGCGCGCCGCCAACGTCGGCTTCATCTTCCAGTTCTACAACCTCATGCCGGTGCTCACCGCGCTGGAGAACGTCGAGCTGCCGCTGCTGCTCTGCGGCCTCGGCGCGAAGCAGCGCCGCGCCCATGCCGAGGCGGCGCTGGCGATGGTACGGCTGGAAGACCGCATGGACCATTACCCCAACGAGCTCTCGGGCGGCCAGCAGCAGCGTGTGGCGATCGCGCGCGCGCTGGTCAGCGACCCGGCCATGATCGTGGCCGACGAGCCCACCGGCGATCTCGACCGCCACACCGGCGAGGAGGTGCTGTCGCTGCTGGACGAGCTGAATCGCAGCCTCGGCAAGACCATCGTGATGGTGACCCACGATCCCAAGGCCGCGGCGCGCGCGCACCGCCTCATCCACCTGGAAAAGGGCGTGCTGGTGCACGAGCCCTGA
- the mnmA gene encoding tRNA 2-thiouridine(34) synthase MnmA — protein sequence MNSEKQRIVVGLSGGVDSAVTAYLLKKAGHEVVGIFMKNWEDDDDSEYCSSNIDFVDAAAVADVIGIEIEHVNFAADYKDRVFAAFLREYQAGRTPNPDVLCNAEIKFKAFLDHAMRLGAEKIATGHYARVRELNGQVQLLKGLDPLKDQSYFLHRLNQAQLAKTLFPVGELAKTEVRRIAEEIGLPNAKKKDSTGICFIGERPFREFLNRYLAHQPGPIKDERGRKLGEHVGLSFYTLGQRQGLGIGGVKEKGAPRGGGEHAPWFVARKDMQSNTLYVVQGHEHPWLLSHSLIADDISWTGTPPGYGGFGAKTRYRQADAACAFTPESPAPGRFRLDFAQPQWAVTPGQSAVLYDGEVCLGGGVIAEAIAAPPV from the coding sequence ATGAATTCCGAGAAGCAACGCATCGTCGTCGGCCTGTCCGGCGGCGTGGATTCCGCCGTCACCGCCTATCTGCTGAAGAAGGCCGGCCACGAGGTGGTGGGCATCTTCATGAAGAACTGGGAAGACGATGACGACAGCGAATACTGCTCGTCGAACATCGACTTCGTCGACGCCGCCGCGGTGGCCGATGTGATCGGCATCGAGATCGAGCATGTGAACTTCGCGGCCGACTACAAGGACCGCGTGTTCGCCGCCTTTCTGCGCGAGTACCAGGCCGGCCGCACGCCCAACCCCGATGTGCTGTGCAATGCCGAGATCAAGTTCAAGGCCTTTCTCGACCACGCCATGCGCCTGGGCGCCGAGAAGATTGCCACGGGCCACTACGCCAGAGTCCGTGAGCTCAATGGGCAGGTTCAGTTGCTGAAAGGCCTGGACCCGCTGAAGGACCAGAGCTACTTCCTGCACCGCCTCAACCAGGCGCAGCTGGCCAAGACGCTGTTCCCGGTGGGCGAACTGGCCAAGACCGAGGTGCGCCGCATCGCCGAGGAGATCGGCCTGCCCAATGCCAAGAAGAAGGATTCGACCGGCATCTGCTTCATCGGCGAGCGGCCCTTCCGCGAATTCCTGAATCGCTATCTGGCGCACCAGCCCGGCCCCATCAAGGACGAGCGCGGCCGCAAGCTGGGCGAGCATGTGGGCCTGTCCTTCTACACCCTGGGCCAGCGCCAGGGCCTGGGCATTGGCGGCGTGAAGGAAAAAGGGGCCCCGCGCGGGGGTGGCGAGCACGCACCCTGGTTCGTTGCGCGCAAGGATATGCAGAGCAACACCCTCTATGTGGTGCAAGGGCATGAGCATCCCTGGCTGCTGAGCCACAGCCTGATCGCCGACGACATCTCCTGGACCGGCACGCCGCCCGGCTACGGCGGCTTCGGCGCCAAGACGCGCTACCGCCAGGCCGACGCGGCCTGCGCCTTCACGCCCGAGAGCCCCGCGCCGGGCCGCTTCCGGCTCGACTTCGCGCAACCGCAATGGGCCGTCACGCCGGGCCAGAGCGCGGTGCTGTACGACGGCGAGGTCTGCCTGGGCGGCGGCGTGATTGCCGAGGCCATCGCGGCGCCACCCGTCTGA
- a CDS encoding sensor histidine kinase, with amino-acid sequence MDRLLARIAQPAFVLRIAALAVCLLELFATVGALLGRKTEAYDGVLANLYRRFGGEPGDPLIVLASFTLVCLFAYQFWRLARENSMDQPPPNALPRILLLDLVALAVTPGLPFLVTALAAVLLRVRAAFMFALSQVAINLALYWWLPSDGQLLEQLRSDTPWWVNSLGLMMAMVGLHGMAFGLGRMAAAEAEKRRWLQAMLAEKHSGERLQLEQMRYAERMSMARELHDVMGHHLTALNLHLQLSEALLHRADPDAAAQAVGKAREGAAHLLEDVRAAVSRERNSACIDLSAALHTLAEGIASTQITLSLDEAARDLSPRAAHALLRCVQEAVTNSVRHARATQVQVCLSVQGEGDAQRVRVTIEDNGQGAPRLREGNGLKGMQERMGELAGSMQVLRYSPGFMIELMCPRRA; translated from the coding sequence TTGGACCGTCTGCTTGCCCGCATTGCGCAGCCCGCCTTCGTGCTGCGCATTGCCGCGCTGGCGGTCTGCCTGCTGGAGCTGTTCGCCACCGTCGGGGCCCTGCTGGGCCGCAAGACCGAGGCCTATGACGGTGTGCTCGCCAATCTCTACCGGCGCTTCGGTGGCGAGCCCGGCGATCCGCTCATCGTGCTGGCCAGCTTCACCCTGGTGTGCCTGTTCGCCTACCAGTTCTGGCGCCTGGCGCGCGAGAACAGCATGGACCAGCCGCCACCCAACGCCCTGCCGCGCATCCTGCTGCTGGACCTGGTGGCGCTGGCGGTCACGCCGGGCCTGCCCTTTCTGGTCACCGCGCTGGCGGCGGTGCTGCTGCGCGTGCGCGCCGCCTTCATGTTTGCGCTCAGCCAGGTGGCGATCAATCTGGCTCTTTACTGGTGGTTGCCCAGCGACGGCCAGTTGCTGGAGCAGCTGCGCAGCGACACGCCCTGGTGGGTCAACAGCCTGGGCCTGATGATGGCCATGGTGGGCCTGCATGGCATGGCCTTCGGACTGGGCCGCATGGCCGCCGCCGAGGCCGAGAAGCGCCGCTGGCTGCAGGCCATGCTGGCCGAGAAGCACAGCGGCGAGCGCCTGCAGCTGGAGCAGATGCGCTATGCCGAGCGCATGAGCATGGCGCGCGAGCTGCACGACGTGATGGGCCACCACCTCACCGCGCTGAACCTGCATCTGCAGCTCAGCGAGGCCTTGCTGCACCGCGCCGACCCCGACGCCGCCGCCCAGGCCGTGGGCAAGGCGCGCGAGGGCGCCGCACATCTGCTGGAGGATGTGCGCGCCGCCGTCTCGCGCGAGCGCAACTCGGCCTGCATCGACCTCAGCGCGGCGCTGCACACCCTCGCCGAGGGCATTGCCAGCACCCAGATCACGCTCAGCCTGGACGAGGCCGCGCGCGACCTCTCGCCACGCGCGGCCCATGCCCTGCTACGCTGCGTGCAGGAGGCGGTGACCAACAGCGTGCGCCATGCGCGCGCCACCCAGGTGCAGGTCTGCCTCAGCGTGCAGGGCGAGGGCGATGCGCAGCGCGTGCGCGTCACCATCGAAGACAACGGCCAGGGTGCCCCCAGGCTGCGCGAGGGCAATGGCCTGAAGGGCATGCAGGAGCGCATGGGCGAGCTGGCCGGCAGCATGCAGGTGCTGCGCTACAGCCCCGGTTTCATGATCGAATTGATGTGTCCAAGGAGGGCCTGA